In Williamwhitmania sp., one genomic interval encodes:
- a CDS encoding phosphomannomutase/phosphoglucomutase — MGAFHAYDIRGIYNQDFNKDDVYKMGFFLPGLLGVNKVLVGRDVRVSSPEIYEYLTKGITDSGADVHTIGISTTPMVYYSTARYGFKASVQITASHNPREYNGLKVSRENALPVGYDAGLGELEKLVKSGEVKVSEKKGQIIEMDVREEYLTFLKKYLEDYSNLKMAVDCSNGMAAFLIKDLLGDAPVYIYDELDGTFPNHEANPLVQENVADLKALVKKEKADIGIIFDGDADRVMFVDENGRFISPDLIIALLGHYFFEERGLKGDVLIDIRTSKAVPEYLARFGAKVHMWRVGRAFAAPKLRELNGVYGGELAGHYYFKEFFFSDSGLLASLLVLNVVSKMKRDGTSLSKAIAAIEAYANSGEINFKLDRKQEAMDAVKEYFDKTEKPTAFFDFDGYRVEFADWWFNIRPSNTEPYLRFLAEARTTAMLDEKVAKVKEIIGKFM; from the coding sequence ATGGGAGCATTTCATGCGTATGATATCCGTGGCATTTATAACCAGGATTTTAACAAGGATGATGTTTACAAAATGGGCTTTTTCCTGCCTGGTCTACTGGGTGTGAATAAAGTTTTGGTTGGCCGCGATGTGCGGGTTTCTTCTCCAGAGATCTACGAATACCTCACCAAGGGTATTACTGATTCTGGTGCTGACGTCCATACCATTGGCATATCCACTACGCCAATGGTATACTACTCCACTGCTCGCTATGGGTTTAAGGCTTCGGTTCAAATTACCGCATCGCACAACCCAAGGGAGTACAATGGGTTAAAGGTATCGCGCGAAAATGCTCTTCCTGTAGGCTACGATGCCGGACTTGGCGAGCTTGAAAAGTTGGTGAAGAGCGGTGAGGTTAAGGTTAGCGAGAAGAAGGGCCAAATTATCGAGATGGACGTAAGAGAGGAATACCTCACTTTCCTAAAGAAATACTTGGAAGATTATTCCAACCTTAAGATGGCCGTTGACTGCTCCAATGGTATGGCCGCATTCCTAATAAAAGACCTACTGGGCGATGCCCCTGTTTATATCTACGATGAGCTCGATGGCACTTTCCCTAACCATGAGGCAAACCCTCTTGTTCAGGAGAACGTGGCCGATTTAAAGGCGCTTGTGAAGAAGGAGAAGGCCGATATTGGTATTATTTTCGATGGCGATGCCGACCGTGTAATGTTTGTGGATGAGAACGGCAGATTCATATCCCCTGATTTAATTATTGCTTTGTTGGGCCACTACTTCTTTGAGGAGAGAGGTCTCAAGGGTGATGTGCTTATCGATATTAGAACATCCAAGGCCGTTCCGGAATACCTAGCACGCTTTGGTGCCAAGGTGCACATGTGGCGTGTTGGACGTGCATTTGCTGCTCCAAAACTTCGCGAGCTAAACGGCGTTTATGGTGGTGAGTTGGCTGGACATTACTACTTCAAGGAGTTCTTCTTTTCCGATTCAGGATTGCTTGCCAGTCTTCTAGTGCTTAACGTGGTAAGCAAGATGAAGCGTGATGGTACATCTCTCTCGAAGGCCATTGCCGCCATTGAGGCCTACGCCAACTCCGGTGAGATAAACTTCAAGTTGGATAGGAAGCAGGAAGCCATGGACGCTGTTAAGGAGTACTTTGATAAAACGGAGAAGCCAACCGCCTTTTTCGACTTCGACGGATACCGTGTGGAGTTTGCTGACTGGTGGTTTAATATTCGTCCTTCCAACACCGAACCATACCTACGGTTTTTAGCCGAGGCACGCACTACAGCTATGCTGGATGAGAAGGTTGCCAAGGTCAAGGAGATTATCGGCAAGTTTATGTAA
- a CDS encoding ABC transporter substrate-binding protein, which yields MKKLLFLLVVALATFSLSSCNRSSQSNGSKGLVEVPLRYAKLFKVFKANGYTQLDVVNPWDTAILLQRFYLVPKQGGILPHKVDGQIIRVPVSSMACASSTDVCYAQQLGLLDSIVGVAEPNYINNSYLLSRLGAGKVVDLGQSMEINREQLIRVNPNIFFVSPFKDNKYAAVMASGIPLAMVSAYMEEHPLGRAEWVKFMALFFGKEERANFYFDSLVSCYQKLARVGQSAKTKPTVFSGKPYQGIWYVSPGNSYMAKLLADAGARYLFAYKHEQGAIPLDFETVYKKAANADFWVMLENYPGQYSYSILKDEYAPYADFDAFKNGRIVFCNTYKSTYYDEGMLQPDRLLADFIKAFHPELLPNYQPAYYSMLKN from the coding sequence ATGAAAAAGTTATTGTTTTTGCTTGTTGTTGCTCTAGCAACGTTTTCACTCTCCTCTTGCAACAGGAGTAGCCAGTCTAATGGTTCCAAAGGACTCGTTGAGGTCCCCTTACGGTATGCTAAGTTGTTTAAAGTTTTTAAAGCCAACGGTTACACCCAGTTAGACGTGGTGAATCCGTGGGATACCGCCATACTTCTCCAACGATTTTATCTTGTGCCAAAGCAGGGTGGTATTTTACCACACAAGGTTGATGGCCAAATTATTAGGGTTCCTGTTTCGTCCATGGCCTGTGCCTCCTCTACCGACGTGTGCTATGCACAGCAGCTTGGCCTGCTCGATTCCATCGTTGGCGTTGCCGAACCAAACTATATCAATAATAGTTACCTCCTTTCGCGCCTTGGGGCAGGGAAGGTGGTTGACTTAGGTCAGTCCATGGAGATTAATAGGGAGCAGCTCATCAGAGTAAACCCAAATATCTTCTTTGTCTCACCCTTTAAGGATAATAAATATGCAGCGGTAATGGCATCGGGCATTCCATTGGCAATGGTGTCGGCATATATGGAGGAGCATCCATTGGGACGTGCTGAATGGGTTAAGTTTATGGCACTCTTCTTTGGTAAAGAGGAACGCGCCAACTTCTACTTTGATTCATTGGTCAGTTGTTACCAAAAGCTCGCAAGGGTTGGCCAATCCGCTAAAACCAAGCCAACAGTTTTTTCGGGGAAGCCCTATCAGGGAATTTGGTACGTTTCGCCAGGAAATAGCTACATGGCAAAGCTCTTAGCCGATGCTGGTGCACGCTACCTCTTTGCCTACAAACATGAGCAGGGTGCCATTCCCCTCGACTTTGAAACGGTGTATAAAAAGGCTGCCAATGCTGACTTTTGGGTGATGCTCGAAAATTACCCCGGTCAATATAGCTACTCCATTTTGAAGGACGAGTATGCTCCCTATGCCGATTTTGATGCCTTCAAGAACGGTAGAATAGTGTTCTGCAATACCTACAAGTCCACCTACTACGACGAGGGTATGCTCCAGCCCGATAGGTTGCTGGCCGATTTTATCAAGGCATTCCACC